In one window of Zingiber officinale cultivar Zhangliang chromosome 11A, Zo_v1.1, whole genome shotgun sequence DNA:
- the LOC122031904 gene encoding transcription factor MTB1-like → MVVAEFWSDEERKMAIAVLGREAFEYICARRVASFDGQLLTAVGVGGADLQTKLQDLVERPPSAGGGWAYAIFWQIARSASGDLVLGWGDGHCRELGDGEDAGGDPVDGGRQKMRKRVLEWLHLLSGGSDDENCALRLDRITGAEMYFLASMYFSFPKGVDAAGKALASGKHIWISEAELASPVVGSMRAFLARSAGFRTTVFVPLDASVLELGSLDAVPESFEVLRSIRSAFGLENPTSGHIAKHPRIFGNDLYPDVDRVNGNAASSAKSQKRPSEMIKKPGDHRLRNPIGIGGTLLQWNHNLSKCDPVSPLQPQQLHRPPPQSFVPPSGQIDFGAVGGNPASASLRELAMDADLSDVEGPSKEQPETTATAEERRPRKRGRKPANGRDEPLNHVEAERQRREKLNQKFYALRAVVPNISKMDKASLLGDAIAYITDLQQKLKEMEAEREAWDGTTSTDHRRPNQIEVETAEGEVVVRVSCPLEGHPLSKVIRALRTSQSDVVDTKVDANSDSVLHTFVVRSPEQTVRTSLISALALESN, encoded by the coding sequence ATGGTGGTAGCTGAGTTTTGGTCGGACGAGGAGCGGAAAATGGCGATCGCGGTGCTCGGCCGGGAGGCGTTCGAGTACATCTGCGCTCGCCGTGTGGCTTCCTTCGACGGGCAATTACTCACCGCCGTCGGCGTCGGCGGCGCGGATCTACAGACCAAGCTCCAGGACCTCGTCGAGAGACCGCCTTCGGCTGGTGGCGGCTGGGCCTACGCCATATTCTGGCAGATAGCGCGGTCTGCTTCCGGGGATCTCGTCCTCGGTTGGGGAGACGGCCACTGCCGCGAGCTGGGCGACGGAGAGGATGCCGGCGGCGACCCGGTAGATGGAGGAAGACAGAAGATGCGGAAGCGGGTTCTAGAGTGGCTCCACTTGCTATCCGGCGGCTCCGACGACGAGAACTGCGCGCTGAGGCTCGACCGCATCACCGGCGCGGAGATGTACTTCCTGGCTTCGATGTATTTCTCGTTCCCAAAAGGGGTGGACGCGGCTGGGAAAGCGCTTGCCTCGGGTAAGCATATCTGGATATCCGAGGCGGAGCTCGCATCGCCGGTGGTTGGCAGCATGCGGGCGTTTCTTGCGAGGTCGGCAGGGTTCCGAACCACCGTCTTCGTTCCGCTCGACGCCTCCGTGCTTGAGTTGGGATCCCTGGATGCCGTGCCGGAGAGCTTCGAGGTGTTGCGTTCGATTAGATCCGCTTTCGGCCTGGAGAACCCCACCAGTGGCCATATCGCGAAGCATCCCAGGATTTTTGGAAATGATTTGTACCCTGACGTCGATCGTGTCAATGGTAACGCTGCTTCGTCGGCGAAGTCTCAAAAGAGGCCGTCGGAGATGATTAAGAAACCAGGAGATCACCGACTAAGGAACCCAATCGGCATTGGCGGAACTCTGCTGCAGTGGAATCACAATCTGAGCAAGTGCGACCCGGTGAGCCCTTTACAGCCTCAGCAGCTTCACAGGCCACCGCCGCAATCCTTCGTGCCGCCGTCGGGGCAAATCGATTTTGGTGCCGTCGGAGGAAACCCTGCTTCCGCCAGCCTTCGGGAATTAGCAATGGATGCGGATCTGTCCGACGTAGAAGGCCCGAGCAAGGAGCAACCGGAGACTACAGCGACCGCAGAGGAGAGGCGGCCGCGGAAGAGGGGGCGGAAGCCGGCGAACGGCCGGGATGAGCCGCTGAACCACGTGGAGGCGGAGAGGCAACGGAGGGAGAAGCTGAACCAGAAATTCTACGCCCTGCGCGCTGTGGTGCCCAACATCTCCAAAATGGACAAGGCCTCCCTTCTGGGCGACGCCATCGCCTACATCACGGACCTTCAGCAGAAGCTGAAGGAGATGGAAGCGGAGCGGGAAGCCTGGGATGGCACAACCTCTACGGACCACCGGAGGcccaatcagatcgaggtggagacgGCGGAGGGGGAGGTGGTCGTCCGGGTGAGCTGCCCGCTGGAGGGGCACCCGCTCTCCAAAGTCATCCGAGCGCTGAGGACCTCGCAGAGCGATGTGGTGGACACCAAGGTGGACGCAAACAGTGACAGCGTATTGCACACGTTCGTCGTCCGATCGCCGGAGCAGACGGTAAGAACGAGCTTAATTTCTGCTTTAGCACTGGAGTCTAATTAG